Genomic window (Alteromonas pelagimontana):
CAATGAAAGCGAAAACAAAAACATCAAAAAGAAGTACAAATCCACGCGTTGAAAACATTCCTATTTCCCATCCGGATCGCAAAATATTTCCTGAAGCTGAAGTCACCAAAGAGCAGCTGGCCCGCTTCTACAGCGAAATGAAAGACTACATTATTCCTGTGGTCGCAAAAAGACCCATCAGCACGCTGCGATGTCCAAAAGGCATTAGTGAAAAATGCTTTTTTCAACGCAATAAAGGCAGTGGGATGTCGGACAACATTCACAGCATTGAAATTGCCCATAAAGATTCATCTCACGATTACATGTACATCAATTCAATTAGCGGCTTAATTGAATTCGTGCAGTTGGGGGTGATTGAACTCCACCCCTGGAACGTGCGGGTTGATAACAGTGAGAAGCCAGACAGACTGATTTTTGATCTTGACCCAGGTGAAGATGTGCCTTTTGAGGCTATAAAGCTTGCCACCCTTGACATAAAACGCAGGTTAGAAGAGCTCGGATTGGTTTCATTTTTAAAATGCACTGGCGGTAAAGGCCTGCATGTGACGGTTCCTGTTCAGCGAAGGCTCGACTGGGAAACGGCCAAAACGTTTTGCCGCAATTTTGCTAAGGCAATGGTAAGCGATACCCCTGACGCCTATACCATTAATATGTCTAAAGCTAAACGCGGCGGCAAAATCTTCCTTGATTATTTACGTAACGATTACGCGTCTACTGCGGTCATGGACTACAGCGTACGAGCACGCGCCGGAGCGCCTGTTGCCGTACCCCTTAACTGGAATGAACTCGACGGCTTGGAAGCGGCAAATCAGTTTTCAATTGATGATGTGCTGGAGAGAAAGAACAAAAAGCAACTATTTGAGTATCCGTCGGTAAATCAACAATTAACCAAAGAGGTTCTTAACCAGTATAAAAGCTGAAGCATTTCCTGAATTGCGTACGCAATAGAAGGTTCCACGCACGCTATGAACATTAAAAAGGAGTCATTATGTCCGATAAAGAAGATGTAAAAAATAAGACGATAGTTATTGTTGGCGCTTCCAGTGGCATTGGCAGAGGGGCCGCTATAGAACTGGCTAAACTCGGGGCCAATGTAGTTGTTGCTGCTCGGCGCTCCGAATTGCTCGATGAACTTGTCGAAGAAATTAAGCAGAACCAGGGTAATGCTATAGCCGTGACTGCTGATGTAAGCGAACGGGAAGACATTAGCAAACTTGAACGAGAAGCCATTTATCATTACAACCACATTGACGTATGGATTAACAATGTAGGTGTCGGTGCTTTAGGGTATTTCTGGGACATCCCTCTAGACGTTCACGAGCGCCTGGTAGACGTTAACCTTAAAGGGCTGCTGTACGGTTCACACGTTGCGCTAAAGCATTTTATTAAGCGTAAAAAGGGAATCTTGATTAACGTCGGCTCGGTGGATAGCGAAGTACCTGTAGCGCTGCAAAATACCTACGCGGCGACGAAATCGGCGGTACTTAGCATTAGCAGTTCGATAAGCGAAGAGTTGCGCCTCGCTGGTTATGAAGACTGTATTGATGTTGCCACTATTATGCCTTGGGCAGTGGATACACCTTGGTGGACTCATGCCGCCAATTATTCTGGCCACGCTCCACGAATGACAAAACCAGACGATGCTAAATTAGTGGTAGACGAAATTGTAAAAGCCTGTACCGATCCAGAAGTGAAGATGCCTGTTGGAGGAAAGGCAAAAGCATCTAATCTATCTCATCACCTG
Coding sequences:
- a CDS encoding SDR family NAD(P)-dependent oxidoreductase, which produces MSDKEDVKNKTIVIVGASSGIGRGAAIELAKLGANVVVAARRSELLDELVEEIKQNQGNAIAVTADVSEREDISKLEREAIYHYNHIDVWINNVGVGALGYFWDIPLDVHERLVDVNLKGLLYGSHVALKHFIKRKKGILINVGSVDSEVPVALQNTYAATKSAVLSISSSISEELRLAGYEDCIDVATIMPWAVDTPWWTHAANYSGHAPRMTKPDDAKLVVDEIVKACTDPEVKMPVGGKAKASNLSHHLFPQMTNKMTASLAQKESHKGENVADTTGALFSPMQEGRGVDGDLRERMEKEDEQER